In a genomic window of Halobiforma lacisalsi AJ5:
- a CDS encoding DUF128 domain-containing protein, which yields MPPDLDRRMYDILRLVDHHGPIGSIQLVELLQLHGYDIKDRTIRLALSELDELGLTEKVPGQGRRLTERGRRELEQGDVNARLERIRARIATLSSRVTYDPGEDGGDVIASCVFLEEEIVDDALDLVARLDALPLGPIPIRLEESNAEEPGDRRLLAPSSITLDGVLLTRGIDARLTNAAVLEYEPVESRSDPGGPADALEPDANPPSSAGGRILRHVDVIDGEGSSIDVVTLLIEAGRNDVAGILEADGADGEADSDSDRPRGTGLLVGDDREFPINRLEEARDLTIATRDALGGVVDFQRPRERDRLPGGDPTWAFGSVTHVGSGELLLAALDEYGLSTSWETLYGTVPRREFESVTRVTTETADD from the coding sequence ATGCCACCGGACCTCGATCGGCGGATGTACGACATCCTCCGGCTGGTCGACCACCACGGCCCGATCGGGAGCATCCAGCTGGTCGAACTGCTGCAACTTCACGGGTACGACATCAAGGATCGGACGATCAGGCTGGCGCTCTCCGAACTCGACGAACTCGGGCTCACCGAGAAGGTTCCCGGCCAGGGCCGCCGACTCACCGAGCGCGGCCGGCGCGAACTCGAGCAGGGCGACGTCAACGCTCGCCTCGAGCGCATTCGGGCCCGCATCGCGACCCTCTCGAGCCGCGTGACCTACGACCCGGGCGAGGACGGGGGTGACGTCATCGCCTCCTGTGTGTTCCTCGAGGAGGAGATCGTCGACGACGCGCTCGACCTCGTCGCCCGGCTCGACGCGCTCCCGCTGGGCCCCATCCCGATCAGGCTCGAGGAGAGCAACGCCGAGGAGCCCGGCGACCGCCGGCTGCTTGCCCCCTCGAGCATCACGCTCGACGGCGTGTTGCTCACCCGCGGGATCGACGCACGCCTGACGAACGCCGCGGTCCTCGAGTACGAGCCGGTCGAGAGCCGGTCCGATCCGGGCGGCCCCGCGGATGCGCTCGAACCGGACGCGAACCCGCCGTCCAGCGCCGGTGGTCGTATTCTCCGGCACGTCGACGTCATCGACGGCGAGGGGTCGTCGATCGACGTCGTCACCCTGTTGATCGAGGCCGGACGGAACGACGTCGCGGGGATTCTCGAGGCCGACGGGGCGGACGGAGAAGCCGACTCCGACTCCGACCGACCACGCGGAACCGGCCTCCTCGTCGGCGACGACCGGGAGTTCCCGATCAACCGGCTCGAGGAAGCCCGGGATCTGACGATCGCGACACGAGACGCGCTGGGGGGTGTCGTCGACTTCCAGCGCCCGCGGGAACGCGACCGGCTGCCCGGCGGCGATCCGACCTGGGCCTTCGGCTCGGTCACCCACGTCGGCAGCGGCGAACTGTTGCTCGCTGCGCTGGACGAGTACGGGCTCTCGACCTCGTGGGAGACGCTGTACGGAACGGTGCCGCGGCGAGAATTCGAGTCGGTGACGCGGGTGACGACGGAAACGGCCGACGACTAA
- the speB gene encoding agmatinase, which yields MSGHGSGPDPERERDRAAAFRESVTGANVELAYAGIKTFMKGDRRDVDDVDDVDAAVVGVPYDGAVSNRPGARYGPEAIRHASGWWAYLSDYKGGLTNMQTGKTVDFDDLSVADCGDVPVFPMDRETTAESITAHLAAVAAQTFPVLLGGDHYCTFPAVRGFAEGAGHDSVGFVQIDAHTDTVSESPVFGSEFHGSSTARIADSPYVDYDSVSQVGIRGYESPEFFEFADETGLNLYTMREIEERGVRPVIEDAVAAAAEDTDAVYVSFDIDGVDPSVAPGTGTPTPGGLSAHQALEIMEVLGAHEAVGAADLMEVAPRYDSTEGTQRLAAYLLVTLLERAFAE from the coding sequence ATGAGCGGTCACGGCTCCGGCCCTGACCCCGAACGGGAGCGTGACCGTGCGGCCGCCTTTCGCGAGTCGGTGACCGGCGCGAACGTCGAACTCGCGTACGCGGGAATCAAGACTTTTATGAAGGGCGACCGGCGCGACGTCGACGACGTGGACGACGTCGATGCGGCGGTGGTCGGCGTCCCATACGACGGCGCGGTCTCGAACAGGCCCGGCGCGCGGTACGGCCCCGAGGCGATCCGCCACGCCAGCGGCTGGTGGGCCTACCTCTCGGACTACAAGGGCGGACTCACGAACATGCAGACCGGGAAGACCGTCGACTTCGACGACCTCTCGGTCGCCGACTGCGGCGACGTCCCCGTCTTCCCGATGGACCGCGAGACGACCGCCGAGAGCATCACGGCCCACCTGGCCGCGGTCGCCGCCCAGACGTTCCCCGTGTTACTGGGCGGCGATCACTACTGTACGTTCCCCGCCGTCCGCGGATTCGCGGAGGGTGCGGGTCACGACAGCGTCGGATTCGTCCAGATCGACGCCCACACCGATACGGTCTCCGAAAGTCCGGTGTTCGGCTCGGAGTTCCACGGCTCGAGTACGGCACGGATCGCCGACTCGCCGTACGTCGACTACGACTCCGTGAGCCAGGTCGGCATCCGCGGCTACGAGTCGCCCGAATTCTTCGAGTTCGCCGACGAGACGGGGCTGAACCTCTATACGATGCGGGAGATCGAGGAACGCGGCGTCCGTCCAGTGATCGAGGACGCCGTGGCCGCGGCCGCCGAGGACACCGACGCGGTGTACGTCAGTTTCGACATCGACGGCGTCGATCCGAGCGTCGCACCCGGCACCGGGACGCCGACGCCCGGCGGACTGTCGGCCCACCAGGCGCTAGAGATCATGGAGGTACTCGGCGCCCACGAGGCCGTCGGCGCGGCGGACCTGATGGAGGTCGCGCCGCGGTACGACTCGACGGAGGGGACACAGCGACTCGCGGCGTACCTGCTGGTCACGCTGCTGGAACGAGCGTTCGCGGAGTAA
- a CDS encoding pyridoxal phosphate-dependent aminotransferase yields MKHTSNRPLPDGAVGTGRTDGVAESVIREMTREAIDQGAINLSQGIPDEDETPPEIKRAAKEAIDTDSQYTITWGLPELREAVSERYAEWKGIEYDPEREVTITSGTSEAIMSTMLSLAGPGDEVIYFEPVYESYIPASQFAGAEAVPLDMTEGLEPDYEALEAAAESARIIVLNTPMNPTGKVFTRTELERIEEIVFEHDLIVLTDEIYEHIVYTDDYVSPVEVGDLAERTVVCTGMSKTFSVTGWRIGFCLAPEYLAKELRKVHDYTSICAPTPFQRAGVEALSLPDEYYEDLSDSYERRRDVLVEGLREAGLDPVEPDGAYYVMTRYPTDEDDLEFCYRLIREAGVAAVPGSSFYTYPDADADWVRFTFSRSESTIREAVDRLIENRWW; encoded by the coding sequence ATGAAACACACGAGCAACAGACCGCTGCCGGACGGCGCGGTCGGGACCGGACGCACCGACGGCGTCGCCGAGTCGGTCATCAGGGAGATGACCCGCGAGGCGATCGATCAGGGGGCAATCAACCTCTCGCAGGGGATCCCCGACGAGGACGAGACCCCGCCCGAGATCAAACGCGCCGCGAAGGAGGCGATCGACACCGACAGCCAGTACACCATCACCTGGGGGCTGCCCGAACTGCGCGAGGCCGTCTCCGAACGGTACGCCGAGTGGAAGGGGATCGAGTACGACCCCGAGCGTGAGGTGACGATCACCAGCGGCACCAGCGAGGCGATCATGTCGACGATGCTCTCGCTCGCCGGCCCCGGCGACGAGGTGATCTACTTCGAACCCGTCTACGAGAGCTACATCCCCGCGAGCCAGTTCGCCGGGGCCGAGGCCGTCCCGCTGGACATGACGGAGGGCCTCGAGCCCGACTACGAGGCCCTCGAGGCGGCCGCCGAAAGCGCCCGGATCATCGTGCTCAACACGCCGATGAACCCGACCGGGAAGGTGTTCACTCGGACGGAACTCGAGCGCATCGAGGAGATCGTCTTCGAGCACGACCTGATCGTGCTGACCGACGAGATCTACGAGCACATCGTCTACACGGACGATTACGTCAGCCCGGTCGAAGTGGGCGATCTCGCGGAACGGACCGTCGTCTGTACGGGGATGTCCAAGACCTTCAGCGTCACTGGCTGGCGGATCGGCTTCTGTCTCGCGCCGGAGTACCTCGCCAAGGAGTTACGGAAGGTCCACGACTACACGAGCATCTGCGCGCCGACGCCGTTCCAGCGGGCCGGCGTCGAGGCGCTGTCCCTGCCCGACGAGTACTACGAGGACCTCTCCGACTCCTACGAGCGCCGCCGGGACGTCCTCGTCGAAGGGCTGCGCGAGGCAGGCCTCGATCCCGTCGAGCCCGACGGGGCCTACTACGTGATGACCCGGTATCCGACCGACGAGGACGACCTCGAGTTCTGCTACCGGCTGATCCGGGAGGCCGGCGTCGCTGCCGTCCCGGGCAGCAGCTTTTACACGTATCCGGACGCCGATGCCGACTGGGTCCGGTTTACCTTCTCGCGCAGCGAGTCGACGATCCGGGAGGCCGTCGATCGACTGATCGAGAACCGCTGGTGGTGA
- a CDS encoding DUF5789 family protein: protein MSDEDEEEPAVTLGDRTPVEGAPLARVTSRLTWPKEKSEVDRLEGDSTIRTPDGPRELSAVLEEVDETYFQRRQEFETHVREVIGTGPIPTADE, encoded by the coding sequence ATGAGCGACGAGGACGAGGAGGAACCCGCCGTCACGCTCGGTGACCGAACCCCCGTCGAGGGCGCACCGCTTGCCCGGGTCACGTCCAGGCTGACCTGGCCCAAGGAGAAAAGCGAGGTCGATCGCCTCGAGGGCGACAGCACCATCCGCACGCCCGACGGCCCGCGGGAACTGTCGGCCGTCCTCGAGGAGGTCGACGAGACCTACTTCCAGCGGCGCCAGGAGTTCGAAACACACGTTCGCGAGGTCATCGGTACCGGACCGATCCCGACCGCCGACGAGTAA
- a CDS encoding CPBP family intramembrane glutamic endopeptidase, which yields MATEESHTERTPRGWLRGQFDRLSWVQKSLLTGAVLTLVWMRFVPGNLLGRAIVDAVVLIGGPLALGFSHGRRIGWTINRTAVRNAVLLALFVLPFYLVGSTLPTIRAFYPMWETTAAPGEFVPHALKLFTLALAAETYYRGLLCVGVREIGFKAVFISPVVYMLHHSTKPPVEFLLSGPTDVLFGAVDYESGSILPSVIAHGAGLVLLDWLVLHDPLFDPTPFLALLEWLPIPI from the coding sequence GTGGCAACCGAGGAGAGCCACACCGAACGTACCCCTCGCGGCTGGCTCCGCGGCCAGTTCGACCGGCTGTCCTGGGTCCAGAAGTCGCTGCTGACCGGGGCCGTCCTGACGCTCGTGTGGATGCGGTTCGTCCCCGGGAACCTGCTTGGACGGGCGATCGTCGACGCCGTCGTCCTGATCGGCGGGCCGCTCGCGCTCGGGTTTTCCCACGGCAGACGGATCGGGTGGACGATCAACCGCACTGCCGTCCGTAACGCCGTGTTACTCGCGCTTTTCGTTCTGCCGTTCTACCTGGTCGGGTCGACCCTGCCGACGATCCGGGCGTTCTATCCGATGTGGGAGACCACGGCGGCCCCCGGCGAGTTCGTCCCGCACGCGCTGAAGTTGTTTACCCTCGCGCTGGCCGCGGAGACCTACTACCGCGGGCTGCTCTGTGTCGGCGTCCGGGAGATCGGCTTCAAGGCCGTGTTCATCAGCCCGGTCGTCTACATGCTCCACCACTCCACGAAGCCGCCCGTCGAGTTCCTGCTGTCCGGGCCGACGGACGTCCTCTTCGGCGCGGTCGACTACGAGTCCGGGTCGATCCTGCCGTCGGTGATCGCTCATGGGGCCGGACTCGTCCTGCTGGACTGGCTCGTCCTCCACGACCCGCTGTTCGATCCGACGCCGTTCCTGGCGCTCCTCGAGTGGCTGCCGATCCCGATCTGA